A window of the Mannheimia granulomatis genome harbors these coding sequences:
- a CDS encoding type II toxin-antitoxin system PemK/MazF family toxin: protein MVMHIPKKGEIWYVDPDPTSGKELRNSHYFIVVSEQVLNKALGVSICCPISIGGNAARSQSVTVAIDGNSTKSGKISGVILCHQVIALDLAARGAKYSTEAESYLIDEVVMKLIDLIDPQS, encoded by the coding sequence ATGGTAATGCATATCCCGAAAAAAGGCGAAATTTGGTATGTAGACCCAGACCCTACAAGTGGTAAAGAATTACGCAATTCGCATTACTTTATTGTGGTATCTGAACAAGTCCTTAATAAAGCATTAGGTGTTTCAATTTGTTGTCCGATCTCCATAGGTGGAAATGCTGCCCGCTCACAAAGTGTAACGGTTGCGATTGATGGCAATAGTACAAAATCAGGCAAAATTAGTGGTGTGATTTTATGTCACCAAGTCATAGCATTAGATTTAGCTGCCAGAGGCGCGAAATATTCAACGGAAGCTGAATCTTATTTAATTGACGAAGTCGTGATGAAACTGATTGATTTAATTGATCCTCAAAGTTAA
- a CDS encoding AbrB/MazE/SpoVT family DNA-binding domain-containing protein — MLRQQGGAMILTVPNAIIAQMGWQVGNTLNIEAQGDNVILSPVKRQARGRKSLAELLDGIDSQEIAELNASIAESVALSPQGKEVW, encoded by the coding sequence GTGTTAAGACAACAAGGCGGTGCAATGATTCTGACTGTACCTAATGCCATTATTGCTCAAATGGGCTGGCAAGTGGGTAATACGCTTAATATTGAAGCACAAGGTGATAATGTGATACTAAGCCCTGTGAAACGCCAAGCACGAGGTAGAAAAAGCTTAGCCGAATTGTTAGATGGTATTGATAGCCAAGAAATCGCAGAATTAAATGCAAGTATTGCCGAAAGTGTGGCTCTTTCCCCTCAAGGTAAGGAAGTATGGTAA
- the hpt gene encoding hypoxanthine phosphoribosyltransferase, producing MKKHHIDILHSKDEVLNRIEELAKEINCHYQQNNCKNLVVVGLLRGSFMFMADLVRLLDLPVEVDFLTASSYGSSTESSRDVKILKDLDGEICGKDVLIVEDIIDTGFTLGKVGEILKLRDPNSLAICTLLDKPSRREVDVPVKWVGFEIPDEFVVGYGIDYAQKYRHLDYIGKVVIDE from the coding sequence ATGAAAAAACATCATATTGACATTCTACATTCAAAAGACGAAGTGCTAAATCGTATTGAAGAATTAGCGAAAGAGATCAACTGCCATTATCAACAGAATAATTGTAAAAATCTGGTTGTAGTTGGCTTACTTAGAGGATCTTTTATGTTTATGGCAGATTTAGTTAGACTTTTAGACTTACCGGTGGAAGTAGATTTTTTAACTGCTTCTAGTTACGGAAGCAGCACTGAGTCCAGCCGTGATGTAAAAATCTTAAAAGATTTAGATGGGGAAATTTGTGGTAAAGATGTATTAATTGTAGAAGATATTATTGATACTGGATTTACCTTAGGGAAGGTAGGGGAAATTCTCAAGTTACGTGATCCAAATTCATTGGCGATTTGTACCTTATTAGATAAACCCTCTCGCCGTGAAGTTGATGTGCCTGTAAAATGGGTCGGTTTTGAAATTCCAGATGAATTCGTTGTAGGTTATGGCATTGATTATGCACAAAAATACCGTCATTTAGATTACATTGGTAAAGTGGTAATTGATGAATAA
- the pmbA gene encoding metalloprotease PmbA, whose protein sequence is MSITNKQELQQQEIELRQAVEFALNFAKRFGAQAEVGVTKVAGLSVSSRLEQVENIEFNNDGSLGISIYLGKRKGNASTSDLQPESIQKTVESALAIAKYTSEDNCSGLADKEMMAFTAPDLDLYHQADISVDQAVQLAVEAEHYALNADENIVNSEGATFNSHSGIRVYGNTHGMLQSYLSSRYSLSCSMISAYEDQLERDYEYTISREFDKLQSAKWVGQQAAIKAVDRLNPQRIKTAEMPVIFYNDVATGLVGHLAGAISGGALYRKSSFLLDKLGEQILPKWFEISERPHLLRQLASSAFDSEGVITQDREIITDGILQTYLMTSYSGRKMGLKSTGHAGGIHNWLVKPNCTGGLNTLLKEMGTGLLVTEMLGSAINSVTGEYSRGAAGFWVENGEIQYPVAEITIAGQLQEMYKNIVAVGDDIEHRSNIQTGSILLENMKVSGE, encoded by the coding sequence ATGTCAATTACAAACAAGCAAGAACTTCAACAGCAAGAAATAGAATTAAGGCAAGCGGTCGAATTTGCGTTAAATTTTGCAAAAAGATTTGGAGCACAAGCAGAAGTTGGCGTGACTAAAGTAGCTGGACTTTCTGTGTCTAGCCGTTTGGAGCAAGTGGAAAATATTGAGTTCAACAATGACGGTTCGCTCGGCATTTCTATTTATTTGGGAAAGCGTAAAGGGAATGCATCTACCTCTGATCTACAGCCGGAGTCTATTCAAAAAACGGTAGAGTCTGCCTTGGCTATTGCAAAATATACCTCAGAAGATAATTGCTCGGGGCTGGCTGATAAAGAGATGATGGCGTTTACTGCACCGGATTTAGATCTTTATCACCAAGCGGATATATCAGTTGATCAAGCTGTGCAACTTGCGGTTGAGGCAGAGCATTATGCTTTAAATGCAGATGAGAATATCGTCAATAGCGAGGGGGCTACCTTTAATTCCCATAGCGGTATTCGAGTGTATGGCAATACACACGGAATGCTACAAAGTTATCTATCCAGCCGTTACTCTCTTTCTTGTAGCATGATTTCTGCCTACGAAGATCAGCTTGAACGTGACTATGAATATACAATTTCCCGAGAGTTTGATAAGTTACAATCAGCAAAGTGGGTGGGGCAACAAGCAGCAATTAAAGCAGTTGATCGCCTAAATCCTCAGCGTATTAAAACTGCGGAAATGCCGGTGATTTTTTATAATGATGTGGCAACTGGTTTAGTTGGGCATTTAGCCGGAGCGATTAGTGGTGGTGCTTTATACCGTAAATCCAGTTTTTTATTAGATAAATTAGGCGAGCAGATTTTACCTAAGTGGTTTGAGATTTCAGAGCGTCCGCATTTATTACGTCAGTTGGCCTCTTCAGCGTTTGATAGCGAAGGGGTTATTACCCAAGACCGTGAAATTATTACCGATGGTATATTACAAACCTATTTAATGACCAGCTATTCAGGCAGAAAAATGGGACTTAAAAGCACAGGCCATGCAGGTGGAATTCATAACTGGTTAGTCAAACCAAACTGCACAGGTGGTTTAAATACACTCTTAAAAGAAATGGGAACAGGTTTATTAGTGACAGAAATGCTAGGTTCAGCAATTAATAGTGTAACAGGCGAATATTCTCGAGGTGCTGCGGGCTTCTGGGTAGAAAATGGCGAAATTCAATATCCGGTTGCAGAAATTACTATTGCAGGGCAATTACAAGAAATGTATAAAAATATCGTTGCGGTGGGAGATGATATTGAACACCGTTCTAATATTCAGACAGGCTCAATTTTATTAGAGAATATGAAAGTATCGGGAGAATAA
- the yjgA gene encoding ribosome biogenesis factor YjgA, whose product MAKKRSKNEIDWTDEEEEIIWVSKSEIKRDSEQLKKVGAELIELTPQNLEKIPLDDDLKEAIKQAQGFKLEARRRQIQFIGKLLRNRDPEPIQEALDKVKNRHNQQQALLHKLELVRDQLITMGDASLNHLLEEYPQLDRQHLRNLIRGAVKEREANKPAKNYREIYQYLKTEIAE is encoded by the coding sequence ATGGCTAAAAAACGTAGTAAAAATGAGATCGATTGGACAGATGAGGAAGAAGAAATCATCTGGGTCAGTAAAAGTGAAATCAAGCGTGATTCCGAGCAGCTAAAAAAAGTGGGTGCAGAATTAATTGAATTAACCCCACAAAATTTAGAAAAGATCCCATTAGACGATGATCTCAAAGAGGCTATCAAACAAGCTCAAGGCTTTAAATTAGAAGCCCGCCGCCGCCAAATTCAATTTATTGGCAAGTTACTGAGAAACCGTGATCCTGAGCCTATTCAAGAGGCGTTAGATAAAGTGAAAAACCGCCACAATCAACAGCAAGCTTTATTGCACAAGTTGGAATTAGTTCGAGATCAATTAATTACTATGGGCGATGCTTCATTAAATCATTTATTGGAAGAATACCCACAATTAGATCGCCAGCATTTACGCAACTTAATTCGCGGTGCAGTAAAAGAGCGTGAAGCCAATAAACCGGCAAAAAATTATCGTGAAATTTATCAATATTTAAAAACTGAAATTGCAGAGTGA
- a CDS encoding SirB2 family protein, with amino-acid sequence MDYLSTIIKAHFGLAYISLVLLLTRGALSAKMVDWRQYKILRIAPHVVDTFLLISGFVIIGIFLSNEFFTLEQFSWLLPKLLFLVLYVVFATKAFKKGQAFSLKHYLLAVVSFMLVMLTATLH; translated from the coding sequence ATGGATTACCTATCAACCATTATTAAAGCCCATTTTGGCTTAGCTTATATTAGTTTAGTGTTATTATTAACTCGTGGGGCGCTATCTGCCAAAATGGTCGATTGGCGACAATATAAAATCTTACGTATTGCCCCTCATGTAGTAGATACGTTTTTATTAATAAGTGGTTTTGTTATTATTGGTATTTTCCTCTCCAATGAGTTTTTTACCCTAGAGCAATTCAGTTGGTTATTACCTAAATTATTGTTTCTTGTGCTGTATGTAGTTTTCGCTACTAAAGCATTTAAAAAAGGACAAGCTTTTTCCTTAAAACATTACTTGCTTGCGGTAGTCTCTTTTATGCTTGTAATGCTTACAGCTACGCTTCACTAA
- a CDS encoding DUF554 domain-containing protein: MIGPFVNAGAVILGGILGAYLGSRLPQRLRTTLPLIFGLCCFGLGIMLTNAVQNMSAVVLALITGTIIGELIYLEKLIGKAAGSVRGLIDRFLPPAHNISQEEFLEKFIAILVLFCVSGTGIFGAMKEGMTGDPTILYIKSILDFFTAMIFAATLGYAVATIAIPLVFIQGILVLLATVIMPLTTANMMADFSAVGGLLLFATGFRICGIKMFPVANMLPALLLAMPISYLWEYFIK; encoded by the coding sequence ATGATTGGTCCTTTTGTTAACGCCGGTGCTGTGATTTTAGGTGGTATTTTAGGTGCCTATTTAGGCAGCCGACTACCGCAAAGACTGCGTACTACTCTGCCCTTAATTTTTGGCTTATGCTGCTTTGGATTAGGCATAATGCTTACTAACGCAGTCCAAAATATGTCAGCAGTGGTACTTGCCTTGATTACCGGAACTATTATCGGTGAGTTAATTTACCTAGAAAAACTGATTGGAAAAGCAGCCGGCTCTGTGAGAGGATTAATTGATAGATTTCTTCCACCTGCCCATAATATTTCGCAAGAGGAATTTTTGGAGAAATTTATTGCGATTCTTGTACTGTTTTGTGTGAGTGGCACCGGCATTTTTGGTGCAATGAAAGAAGGAATGACAGGCGATCCTACTATCCTTTACATCAAATCTATTTTAGATTTCTTCACCGCAATGATTTTTGCAGCTACACTAGGTTATGCAGTCGCAACTATTGCTATCCCACTAGTCTTTATTCAAGGAATTTTAGTATTATTAGCAACCGTGATTATGCCATTGACTACAGCAAATATGATGGCAGATTTCTCGGCAGTGGGTGGCTTACTACTCTTTGCTACCGGTTTTCGCATTTGTGGCATTAAAATGTTCCCGGTTGCTAATATGCTACCGGCACTACTTTTAGCAATGCCGATTTCTTATTTATGGGAATACTTTATTAAATGA
- a CDS encoding UbiX family flavin prenyltransferase gives MTKQRIIVGISGASGFQYGYKVLKLLKPFANIETHLVITKGAEMTRSLETCYTREEILALADEVHSIQNIGASIASGSFKTVGMIIAPCSMRTLSSIAHGFSDNLLTRAADVVLKERRKLVLMIREAPLNLAHIDNMRKVTEMGGIIFPPIPAFYQQPKSLDEMVTHSVSHALSLLDIEIPNMPHWGE, from the coding sequence ATGACAAAACAACGGATTATTGTAGGTATCAGCGGGGCAAGTGGCTTTCAATATGGCTATAAAGTCTTAAAACTACTCAAACCTTTCGCAAACATTGAAACCCATTTAGTGATTACAAAAGGGGCGGAAATGACACGCAGTTTAGAAACCTGCTACACCCGAGAAGAAATCCTTGCATTAGCCGATGAAGTCCATTCCATTCAAAATATTGGAGCCAGCATCGCCAGCGGCTCCTTTAAAACCGTAGGTATGATTATTGCGCCTTGCTCCATGCGAACCTTATCTTCCATCGCTCATGGGTTTAGTGATAATCTCCTTACTCGCGCAGCAGATGTGGTACTGAAAGAACGCCGCAAGTTAGTATTAATGATAAGAGAGGCCCCACTTAATCTCGCTCATATTGATAATATGCGAAAAGTGACAGAAATGGGGGGCATCATTTTCCCACCTATTCCGGCATTCTATCAACAGCCGAAAAGCCTTGATGAAATGGTAACGCATAGCGTGAGTCACGCCCTTTCGCTGTTAGATATTGAAATTCCTAATATGCCACATTGGGGAGAATAG
- a CDS encoding helix-turn-helix transcriptional regulator: MKTILIDEANRMKGFSHLYRLRSDLMLKYTEVLVTETVEQEYAEFEAGLRLVILLSGRSEIDFNSEVFELDASLNPQAAFLSLNRAEMGRKIFRKGQLQKEVVIFLYPKWIIESQLNLASYHHFKQHLKAHQIILTQRMLKLIHDIVSEQEIQPFGLLEKEGKLLALLASAFSQLTQAPQLKKDRVQQLTESLDNGKFDGWNLKQIAMYFHTNVTTLQNEFQHYHKTSIFAYLRRSKLEQAYKLLLQGLSVTQAAEFAGYSNSENFSTAFKRTFGITPSQIKRDRARGSI, encoded by the coding sequence ATGAAAACTATATTGATTGATGAAGCCAACAGAATGAAAGGTTTTTCACATTTATACCGACTGCGTTCAGATCTTATGCTGAAATATACAGAGGTTTTAGTAACCGAAACAGTAGAACAAGAATACGCAGAATTTGAAGCTGGGCTAAGATTGGTTATATTATTGAGTGGGCGTTCTGAAATTGATTTTAATTCGGAAGTATTTGAATTAGATGCAAGTTTAAACCCTCAAGCAGCGTTTTTATCTCTAAATAGAGCTGAAATGGGGCGTAAAATTTTTAGGAAAGGGCAACTTCAAAAAGAGGTTGTTATCTTTCTATATCCTAAATGGATAATAGAAAGTCAGTTGAATTTAGCTAGCTATCATCACTTTAAACAGCATTTAAAAGCTCACCAAATTATTTTGACTCAGAGAATGTTAAAGCTTATTCACGATATTGTGTCAGAACAGGAAATACAACCATTTGGGCTGCTTGAAAAAGAAGGGAAATTATTAGCTTTATTAGCAAGTGCTTTTTCGCAGCTAACGCAAGCTCCCCAGTTAAAAAAAGATCGAGTACAACAGCTAACGGAATCATTAGATAACGGTAAATTTGACGGTTGGAATTTGAAGCAGATCGCAATGTATTTCCATACCAATGTAACAACATTACAAAATGAATTTCAGCATTATCACAAAACTTCCATTTTTGCCTATTTAAGACGTTCTAAATTAGAACAAGCTTATAAATTATTATTACAAGGATTGAGTGTTACACAAGCGGCTGAATTTGCTGGATATTCAAATTCGGAGAATTTTTCAACGGCATTTAAGCGAACTTTTGGGATAACACCTAGCCAGATTAAACGTGATAGAGCTAGAGGGAGTATTTGA
- a CDS encoding TonB-dependent siderophore receptor, giving the protein MKITKYSLSLITLAIVAPQVLAQTISEIELDAIDVKEKLAATTGYIPVYTTVGTKTLTSLARIPFSINVISDDLMNDQAVRSVTDAVAYTSGMMGGYRGNNALIEISIRGIGNKSDGGTIPTYLNGSRYQTAFEIDPFFLESINVIKGPNSILYGQANPGGVMDIITKKASGNPHRHLQFIVGNHNRYQVGLDVEKNLSETLSARLIGQLERANWNTQFVKEKGGAFAPSLLWKPTTNTELNVYAYYAKKPQAGDRNFLPKEGTINSVNGKKLPYDMFLSDLNYHSLKSEQMQVGYNFSHKFSPNLTFRQNTSYHNGEENFKNLVYWGDTGSVLERRARRWDVKTQEISLDNQLEFVFNTANINHTLLSGIDYKRVREDLDNYMGIAPDFDWQNPVYGVTIAEPSLFSSEVKHLKQLGIYLQDQMEIGNFDFLLGGRYDQAKNSNQDRLNNKTTNNKEGKFTWRTGLVYNFENGIAPYISYSTSFVPSAEKDAQGNFLKPTTAGQWEVGMKYQPTQDTLLTLTGFKITQKGLANYQWQTRSYEQIGEVETKGIEVSLNQQLSDKFSIAASYAYLKKEITADNDGTTIGKTQWGVPRHQASLWAKYKFFDKLTTGVGVRYMGTTFGNNQNNFTVPAYTIYDMSLAYDFMPNLNLQLNAQNLTNKKYVASCANNFSCFYGKDRNLSATLNYHF; this is encoded by the coding sequence ATGAAAATAACAAAATATTCACTCTCTTTAATAACTTTAGCTATTGTAGCCCCTCAAGTATTAGCACAAACAATATCTGAAATAGAATTAGATGCTATTGATGTCAAAGAAAAGTTAGCTGCTACTACTGGTTATATTCCTGTCTACACTACTGTAGGAACTAAAACATTGACCTCTTTGGCTCGCATACCTTTTAGTATCAACGTTATCTCTGATGATTTAATGAATGATCAAGCTGTTCGTTCTGTTACTGACGCTGTAGCTTATACCTCCGGTATGATGGGTGGTTATCGTGGTAACAATGCTCTTATCGAAATATCTATTCGTGGCATTGGTAATAAAAGTGATGGTGGTACAATCCCTACCTATTTAAATGGTTCTCGCTACCAAACCGCATTTGAAATTGATCCGTTCTTCTTAGAAAGTATCAATGTGATTAAAGGTCCAAATTCTATTCTATACGGGCAAGCTAATCCCGGTGGTGTAATGGATATTATCACCAAAAAAGCGAGTGGTAATCCGCATCGCCATTTGCAATTTATTGTTGGTAATCACAACCGCTACCAAGTAGGGCTTGATGTAGAAAAAAATCTTTCTGAAACGCTATCCGCTCGTTTAATTGGTCAATTGGAAAGAGCAAATTGGAATACACAATTTGTGAAAGAAAAAGGTGGAGCTTTTGCTCCAAGCCTTTTATGGAAACCAACTACAAATACAGAACTTAATGTTTATGCTTACTATGCAAAAAAACCACAAGCAGGCGACCGTAATTTCTTACCAAAAGAAGGGACGATTAATAGCGTAAACGGGAAAAAGCTCCCCTATGATATGTTCCTAAGCGATCTGAACTATCACAGTTTAAAATCAGAGCAAATGCAAGTAGGTTACAATTTTTCACATAAATTCTCACCAAACCTGACGTTCCGTCAGAATACAAGTTACCATAATGGGGAGGAGAATTTTAAAAATTTAGTGTATTGGGGTGATACTGGATCAGTTTTAGAGCGTAGAGCTCGCCGTTGGGATGTAAAAACCCAAGAAATCAGCTTAGATAACCAATTAGAATTTGTATTTAACACTGCAAATATAAATCATACCTTGTTATCCGGCATTGATTATAAACGAGTACGTGAAGATCTTGATAACTATATGGGGATTGCTCCTGATTTTGATTGGCAGAACCCAGTTTATGGCGTGACTATTGCAGAGCCTAGCTTATTTTCAAGTGAAGTAAAGCATTTAAAACAACTTGGTATTTATCTACAAGATCAAATGGAAATAGGTAACTTTGACTTCCTATTAGGTGGTCGTTACGATCAAGCAAAAAATAGCAATCAAGATCGCCTGAACAATAAAACAACTAATAACAAAGAAGGCAAATTTACTTGGCGTACCGGGTTAGTTTACAACTTTGAAAACGGTATCGCCCCGTATATCAGCTATAGTACCTCTTTTGTACCATCAGCCGAAAAAGATGCTCAAGGAAATTTCTTAAAACCAACTACTGCAGGGCAATGGGAAGTAGGAATGAAATACCAACCAACCCAAGACACCTTGCTCACCTTGACAGGATTTAAAATTACACAAAAAGGTTTAGCAAATTATCAATGGCAAACTCGCTCTTACGAACAAATTGGTGAAGTAGAAACCAAAGGAATTGAAGTTAGTTTAAATCAGCAATTATCCGATAAATTTTCAATAGCGGCTTCTTATGCTTACTTGAAAAAAGAAATTACCGCAGATAATGATGGTACTACGATTGGAAAAACACAATGGGGAGTTCCTCGCCATCAAGCATCACTTTGGGCAAAATATAAATTCTTTGATAAGCTAACCACGGGTGTAGGTGTACGCTATATGGGAACGACTTTTGGTAATAACCAAAATAATTTTACTGTACCGGCATACACAATTTACGATATGTCTCTGGCTTATGATTTTATGCCTAATTTGAACTTACAGCTCAACGCTCAAAATCTGACTAATAAAAAATATGTCGCAAGTTGTGCCAATAATTTTTCCTGTTTCTATGGAAAAGATCGCAATTTAAGTGCAACCTTAAACTATCATTTTTAA
- a CDS encoding alpha/beta hydrolase-fold protein, translated as MKKTTACIISFLVSSVLYANNMTIELKQNDFVQGKLIQKAEQPLSLSIVFPDKSSRLLAKNVFGEQDFMFKSEQNGTATFSILGNGSTVSDQDFTLTIERHIPISAQIAPPKAIENVQLEELRQKIAKNSKKQTALINDFWDKVKQVGTPLIEPLDEQQSRVTFLWRGAKQNVRIWGGVSTEHDFMERFGETDLWYKSYVVPNDTLVEYRLSPDIPTLPVDEYTQRRALLATAQADPLNKIPYFEKIGQNLQNTDKFNYYSLVKLAKAPTQSYLLEESNTAKGTMQELVFDSAKLGNKRRLFAYLPANFSVENTYPVLYLFDGVEYTERVPTKTILDNMIAHKAIPPTVAVFIENPSSESRRIELPANPIFTKILAEEIVPFAEKSIGVKAKERIIGGSSYGGLSSAYTVLNYSHIFNKALILSGSFWWNPKNTPSENSHYIAHEFAIKEKLPVCFFISAGFYESGRSNILETSRHLKDVLLAKGYPVTYMEQSTSHGYLAWQGLISDGLKALLGKDCQYSH; from the coding sequence ATGAAAAAAACGACCGCTTGTATTATTAGTTTCTTAGTTTCATCTGTGCTTTATGCTAACAATATGACAATTGAGCTTAAACAAAATGATTTTGTTCAAGGAAAATTAATTCAGAAGGCTGAGCAGCCTCTTTCATTATCTATTGTTTTTCCTGATAAAAGTTCTCGCCTGCTGGCTAAAAATGTCTTTGGCGAACAAGATTTTATGTTTAAATCCGAACAAAACGGTACTGCTACTTTTTCTATTTTAGGTAATGGCTCAACTGTTTCAGACCAAGATTTCACATTAACGATTGAACGTCATATCCCAATCTCGGCACAAATTGCTCCACCTAAAGCAATTGAAAATGTACAGCTTGAAGAGCTCAGACAAAAGATTGCAAAAAATTCTAAAAAACAGACCGCTTTAATTAACGATTTTTGGGATAAAGTAAAACAAGTCGGTACGCCACTGATTGAACCATTGGACGAACAGCAAAGCCGAGTAACCTTTTTATGGCGTGGAGCAAAACAAAATGTTCGTATTTGGGGTGGTGTTTCAACCGAACACGATTTTATGGAACGCTTTGGCGAAACCGATTTATGGTATAAAAGCTATGTCGTGCCTAATGACACTTTGGTTGAATATCGCCTTTCGCCAGATATTCCAACTTTACCCGTGGATGAATATACCCAACGAAGAGCCTTGCTTGCAACAGCACAAGCCGATCCGCTCAACAAAATACCTTACTTTGAGAAAATTGGGCAGAATCTACAAAATACAGATAAGTTTAACTACTATTCTCTTGTTAAATTAGCAAAAGCCCCAACACAGTCTTATCTGCTTGAGGAGTCAAATACCGCCAAAGGCACAATGCAAGAATTGGTTTTCGATAGTGCAAAACTTGGAAATAAACGCCGATTATTTGCCTATTTGCCAGCGAATTTTAGTGTTGAAAACACCTATCCGGTTCTCTACCTGTTTGATGGTGTAGAATATACCGAACGTGTGCCAACTAAAACTATTTTAGATAATATGATCGCTCATAAAGCGATTCCGCCTACAGTGGCAGTTTTTATTGAAAACCCATCGAGTGAATCAAGACGCATTGAGCTGCCAGCCAACCCAATTTTTACTAAAATATTAGCGGAAGAAATCGTCCCTTTTGCCGAAAAATCCATTGGCGTGAAAGCAAAAGAGCGAATTATCGGCGGTTCTAGCTACGGCGGATTATCTTCGGCTTATACAGTGCTAAATTATTCTCATATATTTAACAAAGCACTAATTTTATCGGGCTCATTTTGGTGGAACCCTAAAAATACACCGAGTGAAAATAGTCACTACATCGCACACGAATTTGCGATAAAAGAAAAGTTGCCTGTTTGCTTTTTTATCAGTGCCGGATTTTATGAAAGCGGAAGATCTAATATACTGGAAACCTCTCGCCATTTAAAAGATGTGTTACTGGCAAAAGGCTACCCTGTTACTTATATGGAACAATCCACTTCCCACGGCTATTTAGCATGGCAAGGGTTAATTAGCGATGGATTAAAAGCTTTATTAGGGAAAGATTGCCAATATTCTCACTAA
- a CDS encoding sulfurtransferase TusA family protein, translating to MMIRPFFIMYYFLDLTGYACPIPLLTTKKAMTDLKKGDSLEVVLNQQSSLTDFELLAKEQGWLCEIQAVENRMIFAIP from the coding sequence ATGATGATTCGCCCGTTTTTTATTATGTACTATTTTTTAGATTTAACAGGCTACGCTTGTCCGATTCCGCTTCTAACCACTAAAAAAGCGATGACCGATCTTAAAAAAGGCGACAGCTTGGAGGTTGTACTTAATCAGCAGAGTAGCCTTACCGATTTTGAATTGCTTGCCAAAGAGCAAGGTTGGCTTTGCGAGATACAAGCGGTTGAAAATCGGATGATTTTTGCAATTCCTTAG
- a CDS encoding hemerythrin domain-containing protein, producing MQQLEPQAFASWAEPIDMLYACHGKVKSFCKQLQILPDYLEKNGVNQAVKNDVQQILNYFNISAPLHHTDEEDDFFPELIKVQPQVKADVDELERQHTHLHKNWDDLSEQLRELLAGTRENVDRDLITHFVAGYDAHIAIEEPLFELGREHLEQDKLSAMGKVMAERRKL from the coding sequence ATGCAACAACTCGAACCACAAGCATTTGCAAGCTGGGCTGAGCCGATTGATATGCTTTATGCCTGTCACGGTAAAGTAAAAAGCTTCTGTAAACAGCTTCAAATTTTGCCTGATTATCTTGAGAAAAACGGCGTGAACCAAGCGGTGAAAAATGACGTTCAGCAAATCCTGAACTATTTTAATATTTCAGCTCCGCTTCATCATACTGATGAAGAAGATGATTTTTTCCCTGAACTTATCAAAGTTCAGCCGCAAGTAAAAGCAGATGTGGATGAATTAGAGCGTCAGCATACGCATTTGCACAAAAATTGGGACGATTTATCTGAACAGTTGAGAGAGTTACTAGCAGGTACGCGTGAAAATGTGGATCGTGATTTGATTACTCATTTTGTTGCAGGCTACGATGCACACATCGCCATTGAAGAACCGTTATTTGAGCTTGGGCGTGAGCATTTAGAGCAAGATAAATTATCGGCAATGGGTAAGGTGATGGCAGAACGCCGTAAACTTTAA